Proteins from a genomic interval of Ignavibacteriales bacterium:
- a CDS encoding nucleoside 2-deoxyribosyltransferase — translation MRPDITQLIKTLRRGKGTHIPMIELGVHPKIKERFLGREVKSLQDDIDFWRTAGYDYVKIQPVADFNPAKIGLSEHLTYNQDGTLFRKWASENKGVIADFGDLEKYTWPSKADFDYKKFEQVRSLLPEGMGVIAQYGDIFTMTWEMMGFESFSLAIFENPDLVKALNNRIGELVISMFEYFAQSDAVDAIWYSDDIAFTEGLLVSPDTLHSYFFPWLMRIGELARNSNKPLLYHTDGVLWDVFEDIIGCGVDAIHPIEPKAMEIAEVKLRYGDRLCLLGNVDVDTLARGTREDIRRIVKANVEKVGQNGGYCIGSGNSIPEYVLYDNYLALLEASREFGG, via the coding sequence ATGAGACCAGACATCACGCAACTGATCAAGACATTACGGAGGGGCAAAGGGACGCACATCCCCATGATCGAACTTGGGGTGCATCCGAAAATCAAAGAGCGTTTTCTGGGAAGGGAAGTAAAGTCGCTGCAGGACGACATCGATTTCTGGCGAACAGCCGGATACGACTACGTGAAGATCCAGCCTGTGGCGGATTTCAATCCTGCGAAGATTGGTCTCTCGGAGCATCTCACGTACAATCAAGATGGGACGCTGTTTCGGAAATGGGCGTCAGAGAACAAGGGGGTCATCGCCGATTTCGGGGATCTCGAGAAATACACGTGGCCCTCGAAAGCCGACTTCGACTACAAAAAGTTCGAACAAGTGCGCTCCCTGCTGCCCGAAGGCATGGGCGTGATCGCTCAGTACGGTGACATCTTCACGATGACCTGGGAGATGATGGGATTTGAATCATTCTCGCTCGCTATTTTCGAGAATCCGGATCTCGTCAAGGCGCTCAACAACAGAATCGGCGAGCTCGTCATAAGCATGTTCGAGTATTTTGCCCAGTCGGATGCGGTCGATGCCATCTGGTACAGCGACGATATAGCCTTCACAGAGGGGCTCTTAGTGTCTCCCGATACGCTCCATTCATATTTCTTCCCATGGCTCATGCGTATCGGAGAACTCGCCCGTAACTCGAACAAACCATTGCTCTACCACACCGATGGAGTGCTCTGGGATGTTTTCGAGGACATCATCGGCTGCGGGGTCGATGCGATTCACCCGATCGAACCCAAGGCCATGGAGATCGCTGAAGTCAAGCTGCGCTACGGTGACAGATTGTGCCTGCTCGGCAATGTCGATGTGGATACACTTGCCAGGGGCACGCGTGAGGATATTCGGAGAATCGTGAAAGCAAATGTCGAAAAGGTTGGACAGAACGGTGGCTATTGCATTGGCTCAGGGAACAGCATCCCGGAATATGTTCTCTATGATAATTATCTGGCTCTCCTTGAGGCGTCCCGTGAATTCGGCGGGTGA